One genomic region from Halomicrobium zhouii encodes:
- the metG gene encoding methionine--tRNA ligase, translated as MSHDTLPTDEPAVVTCGLPYANGDLHVGHLRTYVVGDAYSRALERVGQQTAFVSGSDMHGTPIVVNAAEEGVDPEEYALEYHEKYAETFPKFNVAFDNYGHTHDETNTELTQSFVESWIEGDHVYEKEIQVGYDPEADQWLPDRFVEGTCPYCGEHARGDECDEGCQRHLEPGEIEDPVSTLTGNPAEYRSRDHRFLRLSDFQEYLQGFIDRLEGTDNARNQPREWIEGELEDLCITRDLDWGIDYPGDEDTDENTGDDLVLYVWVDAPIEYVASTKQYTERVGADEYDWEQVWKVDGDERHGTEWDDDWTDDAGEIVHVIGRDIIQHHAVFWPAMLRGAGYAEPRAILAAGFVGIDGKSLSTSRNRAVWAEEYLDTGFHPDLFRYYTISGAGLESDVDFSWDRFQERVNGQLVGNVGNFVYRSLLFAQRNYGGTPDVETSDDVEARIEDAVEEFREAVAEYDLRTVADAAVELADYGNEYIQRNEPWNLVDDDPDEAAQVIRDCVQLSKAVAVLMQPVLPEKSQNAWEQIGESGTVEDANLEAALEAPPAEFDEPEELFAKVEDDEIEALNEDLRERVQAASEGDDDETDGNDDEETSDQAVDLEPLEDERISFDDFQGIDLRVGEIESAEPIEDSDKLVKLQVDIGHGVRQVVAGIKQLHDVDELPGTRVVLLANMEKAELFGTESNGMVLAAGDEADLLTTHEDSPLGTRVH; from the coding sequence ATGAGCCACGACACGCTACCGACCGACGAACCGGCGGTCGTCACGTGCGGGTTGCCCTACGCCAACGGCGACCTGCACGTCGGCCACCTCCGGACCTACGTCGTCGGTGACGCCTACTCGCGCGCGCTCGAACGCGTCGGCCAGCAGACCGCCTTCGTGAGTGGATCGGACATGCACGGGACGCCCATCGTCGTCAACGCCGCCGAAGAGGGCGTCGACCCCGAGGAGTACGCCCTGGAGTACCACGAGAAGTACGCCGAGACGTTCCCGAAGTTCAACGTCGCCTTCGACAACTACGGCCACACCCACGACGAGACCAACACCGAACTCACCCAGTCCTTCGTCGAATCGTGGATCGAGGGGGACCACGTCTACGAGAAGGAGATCCAGGTGGGCTACGACCCCGAGGCCGACCAGTGGCTCCCCGACCGCTTCGTCGAGGGAACCTGCCCCTACTGCGGTGAGCACGCCCGCGGCGACGAGTGCGACGAGGGGTGCCAGCGCCACCTCGAACCCGGCGAGATCGAGGACCCCGTCTCGACGCTGACCGGCAACCCCGCCGAGTACCGCTCCCGGGACCACCGGTTCCTCCGCCTCTCGGACTTCCAGGAGTATCTCCAGGGGTTCATCGACCGCCTCGAAGGGACCGACAACGCCCGCAACCAGCCCCGGGAGTGGATCGAGGGCGAACTGGAGGACCTGTGTATCACGCGGGACCTCGACTGGGGCATCGACTACCCCGGCGACGAGGACACTGACGAGAATACCGGAGACGACCTCGTCCTGTACGTCTGGGTCGACGCACCGATCGAGTACGTCGCCTCGACGAAGCAGTACACCGAGCGCGTCGGGGCCGACGAGTACGACTGGGAGCAGGTCTGGAAAGTCGACGGTGACGAGCGCCACGGTACCGAGTGGGACGACGACTGGACCGACGACGCGGGCGAGATCGTCCACGTCATCGGCCGGGACATCATCCAGCACCACGCGGTCTTCTGGCCGGCCATGCTCCGCGGCGCGGGCTACGCCGAGCCACGGGCCATCCTCGCGGCGGGCTTCGTCGGCATCGACGGCAAGTCCCTCTCCACCTCGCGCAACCGTGCCGTCTGGGCCGAGGAGTACCTCGATACCGGCTTCCACCCCGACCTGTTCCGCTACTACACGATCTCGGGCGCCGGCCTCGAATCGGACGTCGACTTCTCCTGGGACCGCTTCCAGGAGCGCGTCAACGGCCAGCTCGTGGGAAACGTCGGGAACTTCGTCTACCGCTCCCTGCTGTTCGCCCAGCGTAACTACGGCGGCACGCCGGACGTCGAGACGAGCGACGACGTCGAAGCACGCATCGAAGACGCCGTCGAGGAGTTCAGGGAGGCCGTCGCGGAGTACGACCTCCGGACCGTCGCCGACGCCGCGGTCGAACTGGCCGACTACGGCAACGAGTACATCCAGCGCAACGAGCCCTGGAACCTCGTCGACGACGATCCCGACGAGGCGGCGCAGGTCATCCGCGACTGCGTTCAGCTATCCAAGGCCGTCGCCGTCCTCATGCAGCCCGTTCTCCCCGAGAAGTCCCAGAACGCCTGGGAACAGATCGGAGAGAGCGGCACCGTCGAGGACGCCAACCTCGAGGCGGCACTGGAAGCCCCGCCCGCCGAGTTCGACGAGCCCGAAGAGCTGTTCGCCAAGGTCGAGGACGACGAGATCGAGGCGCTCAACGAGGACCTCCGCGAGCGCGTGCAGGCCGCGAGCGAGGGCGATGATGACGAAACCGACGGGAACGACGACGAGGAGACGTCCGACCAGGCCGTCGACCTCGAACCGCTCGAAGACGAGCGCATCAGCTTCGACGACTTCCAGGGGATCGACCTGCGCGTCGGCGAGATCGAGTCGGCCGAGCCCATCGAGGACTCGGACAAACTCGTCAAGCTCCAGGTCGACATCGGCCACGGGGTCCGCCAGGTTGTCGCCGGGATCAAACAGCTCCACGACGTCGACGAGCTTCCGGGCACCCGCGTCGTCTTGCTGGCCAACATGGAGAAGGCCGAACTGTTCGGCACCGAATCCAACGGGATGGTGCTGGCGGCCGGCGACGAGGCCGACCTGCTGACCACCCACGAGGACTCCCCGCTCGGGACACGCGTCCACTGA
- a CDS encoding RAD55 family ATPase, translated as MSSGYAVGNVLPSGMLSELRSGTSLLVQGPSMIGKRQLAIRLLAAGHREDDGILCVTTSDNAEKLLSELEAEIPSLDRDRVGIVDCSGRDSQRTIEEIAMERVSSPGDLTGISIGTAKLLQAFSKRDVSGIRHGLVSVSTLIQYLDIGTVFKFLHIYTSRIADTNGLGVFTLDDSAHDRQSVNTLTSEFDCVLEMRERDDGDREVRMKGLPDVPRGWHAYE; from the coding sequence GTGAGTTCGGGCTACGCCGTCGGCAATGTCCTCCCCAGCGGGATGCTCTCGGAACTTCGTTCGGGCACCAGCCTCCTGGTCCAGGGCCCCTCGATGATCGGCAAGCGCCAGCTGGCCATCCGCCTCCTGGCTGCCGGCCATCGAGAAGACGACGGGATCCTCTGTGTGACGACGAGCGACAACGCCGAGAAACTGCTCTCGGAGCTAGAAGCAGAGATCCCGAGCCTGGACCGCGACCGCGTCGGTATCGTCGACTGCTCGGGCCGTGACTCCCAGCGAACCATCGAGGAGATCGCGATGGAGCGGGTCTCCTCACCGGGCGATCTCACGGGGATCAGCATCGGGACCGCGAAGCTACTGCAGGCGTTTTCGAAGCGGGACGTCTCCGGCATCCGTCACGGCCTCGTCTCCGTCTCGACGCTGATCCAGTACCTCGACATCGGGACGGTGTTCAAGTTCCTCCACATCTACACCTCGCGGATCGCGGACACGAACGGACTCGGCGTCTTCACGCTCGACGACTCCGCCCACGACCGGCAGAGCGTCAACACGCTGACGAGCGAGTTCGACTGCGTCCTCGAGATGCGCGAGCGTGACGACGGAGACCGCGAGGTTCGCATGAAAGGCCTCCCGGACGTTCCGCGCGGGTGGCACGCCTACGAGTGA